Proteins encoded in a region of the Perca fluviatilis chromosome 8, GENO_Pfluv_1.0, whole genome shotgun sequence genome:
- the si:dkey-30c15.10 gene encoding anillin isoform X1 — MLSMEAGEENVGNVNLKRQRAPLSDSEDNAFSQSEVNDGQKRRRLEAAGQENLSPKPSSSVHRAEVETKPDTPMVPSVRSRVQQLTQRREGGAPLAQRCLSDPGAGSPSAILEKGFRKHCLGEGEFNHRLERFKVPVFQACPAPTPSSADPSPRTRSNFVSAIQQKLHGTPAPSSKQASRMRQEREQELSQLHIHPISENAWLKRSSSDPSLSQRWTPPGPSTNSTWVPRSRGRVWPPMQPWDQMDGDAEMKDGSFIEAPASRAEKQSSDGKGERAPSDTEASVEITTSNEGQQHMKCKEQNAYRGDDIRGEKEYKASVANEEEQLGTQRPHTQTVLKLSFSEDQSFSKAPFGEDQNMSELPTGDEQSLLESTHAEESNMNTETVEDSIVAEQDKFEVFSCEEIDGSTFSEEGIEPSTDEESRSWRYPQDKVCKEENVSVKEEERELESSRVEKETRVSVSDHSEPSDILDGECELGDISGGIAGSSEMQEDKKPRPDEDESESCLDASVKHQSNLNRDQGNTESCKGFSAMKLNQKDTRECTRRKDMRQKATEGGESSKKVTFILEPELINDSTLSEASTSMESRAETSMSDTELSSHDETNTAEMIDQMFEEVLEYAGRLEERGDEDTEDHDSGIGVFSGDKDKLDTESEKEKSEEEVESKAEECDESNKLESNRDELLTFPPSGILSPLSRSVEAVVTPLRLAASQESNPPSLLLTPEETTTPLAESAPLYSIDAYRTQRQKKLPTIQNVTPRVQRQAPEKSQPQPFVNTKEKIAALNEEAGKLQSVISQTLQALSCCTDEEHGRGSLEEAEAEKLLLVSCERRSALLAEMARLREERNSGDAAGEDREDVSQQACRGTVGITNIQLPLKVEFVCSSHNRTGRPSHYFFVLIRYGPCNIVATPLATAADAQNGDTISFPTSVTLKDIRSHFEIDVEVYSLSHTSGSNCSVDRTTTKSRVTPRKLLNTITRSSNSLTTGALPALNTRRSSNFCLVGSHKITLASLGHSKFPLDKMKLEGKIRRLLGDEFQEKVPFLSPLEGNIYLRLDSEGHSDVQHQGFLTMFEMISGYGVWHRRYFVLVGCNMYYWNHPNDQETKDAEGSISLSSSPGQCVRPVKRDACARPFTFELVSNIKRQQDASQEALARFSADTKQESLDWMEKLSQALLDFHTWNRTSATQTESQQSNTSISGTLRESIL, encoded by the exons ATG CTCAGTATGGAAGCTGGCGAAGAAAATGTTGGCAACGTCAACTTGAAAAGACAGAGAGCACCTCTGTCAGATTCTGAAGACAATGCCTTCTCACAAtcag AGGTGAATGATGGCCAGAAGCGGCGACGTCTGGAGGCAGCTGGTCAGGAGAATCTCAGTCCTAAACCATCCTCCTCTGTACACCGAGCTGAGGTAGAGACAAAGCCAGACACACCGATGGTTCCTTCAGTCCGGTCCCGAGTCCAGCAACTCACCCAGAGACGAGAGG GGGGAGCTCCTCTGGCCCAGCGGTGCCTGTCGGACCCTGGGGCTGGCAGCCCATCGGCCATCCTCGAAAAGGGCTTCAGGAAGCATTGCCTTG GGGAGGGAGAGTTTAATCATCGACTGGAGCGTTTCAAAGTGCCAGTCTTCCAGGCTTGCCCAGCCCCCACACCGAGCTCTGCTGACCCCTCGCCGCGGACCCGCTCCAACTTTGTGTCTGCCATTCAGCAGAAACTCCACGGCACCCCAGCACCTAGCTCCAAGCAAGCTTCTCGCATGCGCCAG GAACGGGAACAGGAGTTGAGCCAGTTGCATATCCATCCAATCAGTGAGAATGCCTGGCTGAAAAGGAGCAGCTCTGATCCCTCGTTGTCTCAG AGATGGACCCCTCCTGGCCCCTCAACTAACTCCACCTGGGTTCCTAGATCTAGAGGGAGAGTTTGGCCTCCTATGCAGCCCTGGGAT CAGATGGATGGTGATGCTGAGATGAAAGATGGCAGCTTCATTGAAGCTCCCGCATCACGTGCAGAGAAGCAATCCTCAGATGGAAAAG GTGAAAGGGCCCCCAGTGACACTGAAGCATCTGTAGAGATTACAACCTCTAATGAGGGGCAGCAGCACATGAAATGCAAGGAGCAAAATGCTTATCGAGGTGATGACATCAGGGGGGAGAAAGAGTACAAGGCTTCAGTTGCAAATGAAGAGGAGCAGCTAGGGACCCAACGACCACACACCCAGACTGTATTGAAGTTGTCTTTTAGCGAGGATCAGAGTTTCTCCAAAGCACCTTTTGGTGAGGACCAGAACATGTCAGAGTTGCCTACAGGTGATGAGCAAAGCTTGCTAGAATCAACTCATGCAGAGGAGTCAAACATGAACACAGAAACAGTTGAGGATTCCATAGTAGCTGAACAGGACAAGTTTGAGGTGTTTTCATGTGAAGAAATTGATGGTTCTACATTCAGTGAAGAGGGAATTGAGCCTTCAACAGATGAGGAGTCAAGGTCGTGGAGATATCCTCAAGACAAGGTGTGCAAGGAGGAAAACGTGTCTGTTAAAGAGGAGGAAAGGGAGTTGGAATCATCAAGAGTGGAAAAGGAGACGAGAGTCAGTGTTTCAGATCATAGTGAACCGTCGGACATCCTGGATGGTGAATGTGAATTGGGCGATATCTCTGGTGGGATTGCTGGCTCCTCTGAAATGCAAGAAGATAAGAAACCTAGACCTGACGAGGATGAGTCAGAAAGCTGTTTAGATGCCTCTGTGAAACACCAATCTAATTTAAACCGAGACCAAGGGAACACAGAGTCATGTAAAGGATTTTCTGCAATGAAACTAAACCAGAAAGACACAAGAGAATGTACTCGTAGGAAGGATATGAGGCAAAAGGCaacagagggaggagaaagcTCAAAGAAAGTCACTTTTATCCTGGAGCCTGAGCTAATCAATGACTCAACCCTGTCTGAGGCCAGTACCTCCATGGAGTCCAGGGCAGAGACAAGTATGTCAG ATACTGAACTGAGCTCTCATGATGAGACCAACACCGCTGAAATGATTGACCAGATGTTCGAGGAGGTGCTGGAATATGCTGGAAGGTTggaggagaggggggatgaAGACACCGAGGACCACGACAGTGGCATTGGCGTTTTCTCTGGAGACAAAGATAAGCTGGACACAGAGTCTGAGAAGGAGAAAAGTGAAGAAGAGGTGGAGTCTAAAGCGGAAGAGTGTGATGAGAGCAATAAGCTTGAAAGCAACAGAGATGAGCTGCTGACTTTTCCTCCCAGCGGcatcctctctcctctcagcAGGTCTGTGGAGGCTGTGGTCACCCCTCTG CGACTGGCAGCGAGCCAGGAGTCCAATCCTCCCTCTCTGCTCTTGACTCCAGAAGAGACCACCACCCCTCTTGCTGAATCTGCTCCACTATACAG TATTGATGCCTACcgcacacaaagacagaaaaagctGCCCACCATTCAGAATGTCACTCCTAGGGTTCAGAGACAAGCTCCTGAGAAGTCCCAACCTCAACCCTTTGTCAACACCAAGGAGAAAATCGCG GCTCTGAATGAAGAAGCAGGGAAGCTGCAGTCTGTGATCAGCCAGACCCTGCAGGCTCTGAGCTGCTGTACTGATGAGGAGCATGGACGCGGCTCgctggaggaggctgaagcTGAGAAGCTGCTGTTGGTCTCCT GTGAGAGACGCTCTGCCCTTCTGGCAGAGATGGCCAGactgagggaggagaggaactCGGGAGATGCAGCAGGAGAGGACCGGGAGGATGTTTCCCAGCAGGCCTGCAGAGGGACTGTCGGCATCACAAACATCCAGCTTCCTCTTAAGGTGGAATTTGTCTGCTCCTCACACAACCGCACAG GTCGGCCAAGTCACTACTTCTTCGTCCTGATCCGCTACGGGCCCTGCAACATTGTCGCCACCCCGCTGGCCACGGCTGCTGATGCTCAGAATGGAGACACCATCTCCTTCCCTACTTCTGTCACTCT GAAGGACATTCGATCACACTTCGAGATTGATGTGGAAGTCTACAGCCTG TCCCACACTTCAGGTAGTAACTGCAGCGTGGACCGGACCACCACCAAGTCACGG GTCACACCAAGAAAGCTTCTGAACACTATCACA AGATCCAGTAACAGTCTAACAA CTGGTGCTCTTCCTGCTCTCAACACTCGTCGCTCCAGCAACTTTTGTCTGGTGGGCTCTCATAAAATCACCTTAGCCTCACTGGGACACAGCAAGTTCCCTCTGGATAAG ATGAAACTTGAAGGCAAAATCAGGAGGCTGCTGGGAGATGAATTTCAGGAAAAG GTGCCTTTTCTCTCACCTCTAGAGGGCAACATCTACCTGCGACTGGACAGTGAAGGCCACTCTGATGTACAGCACCAAGGCTTCCTG ACGATGTTTGAGATGATCAGTGGATACGGTGTGTGGCATCGCAGATATTTTGTTCTGGTTGGATGCAACATGTACTACTGGAACCACCCCAATGACCAAGAAACTAAG GATGCAGAGGGCAGCATTTCTCTGTCCAGCTCCCCCGGTCAGTGTGTGAGGCCTGTGAAGAGGGACGCGTGTGCTCGACCTTTCACCTTTGAGCTGGTGAGCAACATCAAACGGCAGCAGGACGCCAGCCAGGAAGCCTTGGCCAG GTTTTCCGCTGACACCAAACAGGAGAGCTTGGACTGGATGGAGAAACTCAGTCAAGCTCTTTTGGACTTTCACACATGGAACCGAACATCAGCAACCCAAACGGAGAGTCAACAGTCAAACACGTCCATCAGTGGGACCCTGAGGGAGAGCATACTGTAA
- the si:dkey-30c15.10 gene encoding anillin isoform X2 produces MLSMEAGEENVGNVNLKRQRAPLSDSEDNAFSQSEVNDGQKRRRLEAAGQENLSPKPSSSVHRAEVETKPDTPMVPSVRSRVQQLTQRREGGAPLAQRCLSDPGAGSPSAILEKGFRKHCLGEGEFNHRLERFKVPVFQACPAPTPSSADPSPRTRSNFVSAIQQKLHGTPAPSSKQASRMRQEREQELSQLHIHPISENAWLKRSSSDPSLSQRWTPPGPSTNSTWVPRSRGRVWPPMQPWDMDGDAEMKDGSFIEAPASRAEKQSSDGKGERAPSDTEASVEITTSNEGQQHMKCKEQNAYRGDDIRGEKEYKASVANEEEQLGTQRPHTQTVLKLSFSEDQSFSKAPFGEDQNMSELPTGDEQSLLESTHAEESNMNTETVEDSIVAEQDKFEVFSCEEIDGSTFSEEGIEPSTDEESRSWRYPQDKVCKEENVSVKEEERELESSRVEKETRVSVSDHSEPSDILDGECELGDISGGIAGSSEMQEDKKPRPDEDESESCLDASVKHQSNLNRDQGNTESCKGFSAMKLNQKDTRECTRRKDMRQKATEGGESSKKVTFILEPELINDSTLSEASTSMESRAETSMSDTELSSHDETNTAEMIDQMFEEVLEYAGRLEERGDEDTEDHDSGIGVFSGDKDKLDTESEKEKSEEEVESKAEECDESNKLESNRDELLTFPPSGILSPLSRSVEAVVTPLRLAASQESNPPSLLLTPEETTTPLAESAPLYSIDAYRTQRQKKLPTIQNVTPRVQRQAPEKSQPQPFVNTKEKIAALNEEAGKLQSVISQTLQALSCCTDEEHGRGSLEEAEAEKLLLVSCERRSALLAEMARLREERNSGDAAGEDREDVSQQACRGTVGITNIQLPLKVEFVCSSHNRTGRPSHYFFVLIRYGPCNIVATPLATAADAQNGDTISFPTSVTLKDIRSHFEIDVEVYSLSHTSGSNCSVDRTTTKSRVTPRKLLNTITRSSNSLTTGALPALNTRRSSNFCLVGSHKITLASLGHSKFPLDKMKLEGKIRRLLGDEFQEKVPFLSPLEGNIYLRLDSEGHSDVQHQGFLTMFEMISGYGVWHRRYFVLVGCNMYYWNHPNDQETKDAEGSISLSSSPGQCVRPVKRDACARPFTFELVSNIKRQQDASQEALARFSADTKQESLDWMEKLSQALLDFHTWNRTSATQTESQQSNTSISGTLRESIL; encoded by the exons ATG CTCAGTATGGAAGCTGGCGAAGAAAATGTTGGCAACGTCAACTTGAAAAGACAGAGAGCACCTCTGTCAGATTCTGAAGACAATGCCTTCTCACAAtcag AGGTGAATGATGGCCAGAAGCGGCGACGTCTGGAGGCAGCTGGTCAGGAGAATCTCAGTCCTAAACCATCCTCCTCTGTACACCGAGCTGAGGTAGAGACAAAGCCAGACACACCGATGGTTCCTTCAGTCCGGTCCCGAGTCCAGCAACTCACCCAGAGACGAGAGG GGGGAGCTCCTCTGGCCCAGCGGTGCCTGTCGGACCCTGGGGCTGGCAGCCCATCGGCCATCCTCGAAAAGGGCTTCAGGAAGCATTGCCTTG GGGAGGGAGAGTTTAATCATCGACTGGAGCGTTTCAAAGTGCCAGTCTTCCAGGCTTGCCCAGCCCCCACACCGAGCTCTGCTGACCCCTCGCCGCGGACCCGCTCCAACTTTGTGTCTGCCATTCAGCAGAAACTCCACGGCACCCCAGCACCTAGCTCCAAGCAAGCTTCTCGCATGCGCCAG GAACGGGAACAGGAGTTGAGCCAGTTGCATATCCATCCAATCAGTGAGAATGCCTGGCTGAAAAGGAGCAGCTCTGATCCCTCGTTGTCTCAG AGATGGACCCCTCCTGGCCCCTCAACTAACTCCACCTGGGTTCCTAGATCTAGAGGGAGAGTTTGGCCTCCTATGCAGCCCTGGGAT ATGGATGGTGATGCTGAGATGAAAGATGGCAGCTTCATTGAAGCTCCCGCATCACGTGCAGAGAAGCAATCCTCAGATGGAAAAG GTGAAAGGGCCCCCAGTGACACTGAAGCATCTGTAGAGATTACAACCTCTAATGAGGGGCAGCAGCACATGAAATGCAAGGAGCAAAATGCTTATCGAGGTGATGACATCAGGGGGGAGAAAGAGTACAAGGCTTCAGTTGCAAATGAAGAGGAGCAGCTAGGGACCCAACGACCACACACCCAGACTGTATTGAAGTTGTCTTTTAGCGAGGATCAGAGTTTCTCCAAAGCACCTTTTGGTGAGGACCAGAACATGTCAGAGTTGCCTACAGGTGATGAGCAAAGCTTGCTAGAATCAACTCATGCAGAGGAGTCAAACATGAACACAGAAACAGTTGAGGATTCCATAGTAGCTGAACAGGACAAGTTTGAGGTGTTTTCATGTGAAGAAATTGATGGTTCTACATTCAGTGAAGAGGGAATTGAGCCTTCAACAGATGAGGAGTCAAGGTCGTGGAGATATCCTCAAGACAAGGTGTGCAAGGAGGAAAACGTGTCTGTTAAAGAGGAGGAAAGGGAGTTGGAATCATCAAGAGTGGAAAAGGAGACGAGAGTCAGTGTTTCAGATCATAGTGAACCGTCGGACATCCTGGATGGTGAATGTGAATTGGGCGATATCTCTGGTGGGATTGCTGGCTCCTCTGAAATGCAAGAAGATAAGAAACCTAGACCTGACGAGGATGAGTCAGAAAGCTGTTTAGATGCCTCTGTGAAACACCAATCTAATTTAAACCGAGACCAAGGGAACACAGAGTCATGTAAAGGATTTTCTGCAATGAAACTAAACCAGAAAGACACAAGAGAATGTACTCGTAGGAAGGATATGAGGCAAAAGGCaacagagggaggagaaagcTCAAAGAAAGTCACTTTTATCCTGGAGCCTGAGCTAATCAATGACTCAACCCTGTCTGAGGCCAGTACCTCCATGGAGTCCAGGGCAGAGACAAGTATGTCAG ATACTGAACTGAGCTCTCATGATGAGACCAACACCGCTGAAATGATTGACCAGATGTTCGAGGAGGTGCTGGAATATGCTGGAAGGTTggaggagaggggggatgaAGACACCGAGGACCACGACAGTGGCATTGGCGTTTTCTCTGGAGACAAAGATAAGCTGGACACAGAGTCTGAGAAGGAGAAAAGTGAAGAAGAGGTGGAGTCTAAAGCGGAAGAGTGTGATGAGAGCAATAAGCTTGAAAGCAACAGAGATGAGCTGCTGACTTTTCCTCCCAGCGGcatcctctctcctctcagcAGGTCTGTGGAGGCTGTGGTCACCCCTCTG CGACTGGCAGCGAGCCAGGAGTCCAATCCTCCCTCTCTGCTCTTGACTCCAGAAGAGACCACCACCCCTCTTGCTGAATCTGCTCCACTATACAG TATTGATGCCTACcgcacacaaagacagaaaaagctGCCCACCATTCAGAATGTCACTCCTAGGGTTCAGAGACAAGCTCCTGAGAAGTCCCAACCTCAACCCTTTGTCAACACCAAGGAGAAAATCGCG GCTCTGAATGAAGAAGCAGGGAAGCTGCAGTCTGTGATCAGCCAGACCCTGCAGGCTCTGAGCTGCTGTACTGATGAGGAGCATGGACGCGGCTCgctggaggaggctgaagcTGAGAAGCTGCTGTTGGTCTCCT GTGAGAGACGCTCTGCCCTTCTGGCAGAGATGGCCAGactgagggaggagaggaactCGGGAGATGCAGCAGGAGAGGACCGGGAGGATGTTTCCCAGCAGGCCTGCAGAGGGACTGTCGGCATCACAAACATCCAGCTTCCTCTTAAGGTGGAATTTGTCTGCTCCTCACACAACCGCACAG GTCGGCCAAGTCACTACTTCTTCGTCCTGATCCGCTACGGGCCCTGCAACATTGTCGCCACCCCGCTGGCCACGGCTGCTGATGCTCAGAATGGAGACACCATCTCCTTCCCTACTTCTGTCACTCT GAAGGACATTCGATCACACTTCGAGATTGATGTGGAAGTCTACAGCCTG TCCCACACTTCAGGTAGTAACTGCAGCGTGGACCGGACCACCACCAAGTCACGG GTCACACCAAGAAAGCTTCTGAACACTATCACA AGATCCAGTAACAGTCTAACAA CTGGTGCTCTTCCTGCTCTCAACACTCGTCGCTCCAGCAACTTTTGTCTGGTGGGCTCTCATAAAATCACCTTAGCCTCACTGGGACACAGCAAGTTCCCTCTGGATAAG ATGAAACTTGAAGGCAAAATCAGGAGGCTGCTGGGAGATGAATTTCAGGAAAAG GTGCCTTTTCTCTCACCTCTAGAGGGCAACATCTACCTGCGACTGGACAGTGAAGGCCACTCTGATGTACAGCACCAAGGCTTCCTG ACGATGTTTGAGATGATCAGTGGATACGGTGTGTGGCATCGCAGATATTTTGTTCTGGTTGGATGCAACATGTACTACTGGAACCACCCCAATGACCAAGAAACTAAG GATGCAGAGGGCAGCATTTCTCTGTCCAGCTCCCCCGGTCAGTGTGTGAGGCCTGTGAAGAGGGACGCGTGTGCTCGACCTTTCACCTTTGAGCTGGTGAGCAACATCAAACGGCAGCAGGACGCCAGCCAGGAAGCCTTGGCCAG GTTTTCCGCTGACACCAAACAGGAGAGCTTGGACTGGATGGAGAAACTCAGTCAAGCTCTTTTGGACTTTCACACATGGAACCGAACATCAGCAACCCAAACGGAGAGTCAACAGTCAAACACGTCCATCAGTGGGACCCTGAGGGAGAGCATACTGTAA
- the si:dkey-30c15.10 gene encoding anillin isoform X10, translating into MLSMEAGEENVGNVNLKRQRAPLSDSEDNAFSQSEVNDGQKRRRLEAAGQENLSPKPSSSVHRAEVETKPDTPMVPSVRSRVQQLTQRREGGAPLAQRCLSDPGAGSPSAILEKGFRKHCLGEGEFNHRLERFKVPVFQACPAPTPSSADPSPRTRSNFVSAIQQKLHGTPAPSSKQASRMRQEREQELSQLHIHPISENAWLKRSSSDPSLSQMDGDAEMKDGSFIEAPASRAEKQSSDGKDTELSSHDETNTAEMIDQMFEEVLEYAGRLEERGDEDTEDHDSGIGVFSGDKDKLDTESEKEKSEEEVESKAEECDESNKLESNRDELLTFPPSGILSPLSRSVEAVVTPLRLAASQESNPPSLLLTPEETTTPLAESAPLYSIDAYRTQRQKKLPTIQNVTPRVQRQAPEKSQPQPFVNTKEKIAALNEEAGKLQSVISQTLQALSCCTDEEHGRGSLEEAEAEKLLLVSCERRSALLAEMARLREERNSGDAAGEDREDVSQQACRGTVGITNIQLPLKVEFVCSSHNRTGRPSHYFFVLIRYGPCNIVATPLATAADAQNGDTISFPTSVTLKDIRSHFEIDVEVYSLSHTSGSNCSVDRTTTKSRVTPRKLLNTITRSSNSLTTGALPALNTRRSSNFCLVGSHKITLASLGHSKFPLDKMKLEGKIRRLLGDEFQEKVPFLSPLEGNIYLRLDSEGHSDVQHQGFLTMFEMISGYGVWHRRYFVLVGCNMYYWNHPNDQETKDAEGSISLSSSPGQCVRPVKRDACARPFTFELVSNIKRQQDASQEALARFSADTKQESLDWMEKLSQALLDFHTWNRTSATQTESQQSNTSISGTLRESIL; encoded by the exons ATG CTCAGTATGGAAGCTGGCGAAGAAAATGTTGGCAACGTCAACTTGAAAAGACAGAGAGCACCTCTGTCAGATTCTGAAGACAATGCCTTCTCACAAtcag AGGTGAATGATGGCCAGAAGCGGCGACGTCTGGAGGCAGCTGGTCAGGAGAATCTCAGTCCTAAACCATCCTCCTCTGTACACCGAGCTGAGGTAGAGACAAAGCCAGACACACCGATGGTTCCTTCAGTCCGGTCCCGAGTCCAGCAACTCACCCAGAGACGAGAGG GGGGAGCTCCTCTGGCCCAGCGGTGCCTGTCGGACCCTGGGGCTGGCAGCCCATCGGCCATCCTCGAAAAGGGCTTCAGGAAGCATTGCCTTG GGGAGGGAGAGTTTAATCATCGACTGGAGCGTTTCAAAGTGCCAGTCTTCCAGGCTTGCCCAGCCCCCACACCGAGCTCTGCTGACCCCTCGCCGCGGACCCGCTCCAACTTTGTGTCTGCCATTCAGCAGAAACTCCACGGCACCCCAGCACCTAGCTCCAAGCAAGCTTCTCGCATGCGCCAG GAACGGGAACAGGAGTTGAGCCAGTTGCATATCCATCCAATCAGTGAGAATGCCTGGCTGAAAAGGAGCAGCTCTGATCCCTCGTTGTCTCAG ATGGATGGTGATGCTGAGATGAAAGATGGCAGCTTCATTGAAGCTCCCGCATCACGTGCAGAGAAGCAATCCTCAGATGGAAAAG ATACTGAACTGAGCTCTCATGATGAGACCAACACCGCTGAAATGATTGACCAGATGTTCGAGGAGGTGCTGGAATATGCTGGAAGGTTggaggagaggggggatgaAGACACCGAGGACCACGACAGTGGCATTGGCGTTTTCTCTGGAGACAAAGATAAGCTGGACACAGAGTCTGAGAAGGAGAAAAGTGAAGAAGAGGTGGAGTCTAAAGCGGAAGAGTGTGATGAGAGCAATAAGCTTGAAAGCAACAGAGATGAGCTGCTGACTTTTCCTCCCAGCGGcatcctctctcctctcagcAGGTCTGTGGAGGCTGTGGTCACCCCTCTG CGACTGGCAGCGAGCCAGGAGTCCAATCCTCCCTCTCTGCTCTTGACTCCAGAAGAGACCACCACCCCTCTTGCTGAATCTGCTCCACTATACAG TATTGATGCCTACcgcacacaaagacagaaaaagctGCCCACCATTCAGAATGTCACTCCTAGGGTTCAGAGACAAGCTCCTGAGAAGTCCCAACCTCAACCCTTTGTCAACACCAAGGAGAAAATCGCG GCTCTGAATGAAGAAGCAGGGAAGCTGCAGTCTGTGATCAGCCAGACCCTGCAGGCTCTGAGCTGCTGTACTGATGAGGAGCATGGACGCGGCTCgctggaggaggctgaagcTGAGAAGCTGCTGTTGGTCTCCT GTGAGAGACGCTCTGCCCTTCTGGCAGAGATGGCCAGactgagggaggagaggaactCGGGAGATGCAGCAGGAGAGGACCGGGAGGATGTTTCCCAGCAGGCCTGCAGAGGGACTGTCGGCATCACAAACATCCAGCTTCCTCTTAAGGTGGAATTTGTCTGCTCCTCACACAACCGCACAG GTCGGCCAAGTCACTACTTCTTCGTCCTGATCCGCTACGGGCCCTGCAACATTGTCGCCACCCCGCTGGCCACGGCTGCTGATGCTCAGAATGGAGACACCATCTCCTTCCCTACTTCTGTCACTCT GAAGGACATTCGATCACACTTCGAGATTGATGTGGAAGTCTACAGCCTG TCCCACACTTCAGGTAGTAACTGCAGCGTGGACCGGACCACCACCAAGTCACGG GTCACACCAAGAAAGCTTCTGAACACTATCACA AGATCCAGTAACAGTCTAACAA CTGGTGCTCTTCCTGCTCTCAACACTCGTCGCTCCAGCAACTTTTGTCTGGTGGGCTCTCATAAAATCACCTTAGCCTCACTGGGACACAGCAAGTTCCCTCTGGATAAG ATGAAACTTGAAGGCAAAATCAGGAGGCTGCTGGGAGATGAATTTCAGGAAAAG GTGCCTTTTCTCTCACCTCTAGAGGGCAACATCTACCTGCGACTGGACAGTGAAGGCCACTCTGATGTACAGCACCAAGGCTTCCTG ACGATGTTTGAGATGATCAGTGGATACGGTGTGTGGCATCGCAGATATTTTGTTCTGGTTGGATGCAACATGTACTACTGGAACCACCCCAATGACCAAGAAACTAAG GATGCAGAGGGCAGCATTTCTCTGTCCAGCTCCCCCGGTCAGTGTGTGAGGCCTGTGAAGAGGGACGCGTGTGCTCGACCTTTCACCTTTGAGCTGGTGAGCAACATCAAACGGCAGCAGGACGCCAGCCAGGAAGCCTTGGCCAG GTTTTCCGCTGACACCAAACAGGAGAGCTTGGACTGGATGGAGAAACTCAGTCAAGCTCTTTTGGACTTTCACACATGGAACCGAACATCAGCAACCCAAACGGAGAGTCAACAGTCAAACACGTCCATCAGTGGGACCCTGAGGGAGAGCATACTGTAA